Proteins encoded together in one Pseudomonas sp. TCU-HL1 window:
- a CDS encoding MBL fold metallo-hydrolase → MRLHSYLLLFLLGTLGFTAQAEGLRFALVKTSETETLDTFTVADGKWTEKVKVNHVAVLIQHHAATLLFDTGLGRQVDSQFSSEMPAWSKPLMQYGTVTPARDQLDRDGIQVDRIILSHVHWDHASALADFPEVPVWAPYEEIEFTEIATPPAILPSQFAHGVEWHPFTFLPVPFMGFEDSLDLFGDRSLVLVPLSGHTPGSVGLFLTLEDGRRFFFTGDASWRLEGFTGPKEKFWVSRRMLDNDRDATRTQLQKVHDLLRREPGLTVVPAHDADVQDRLGYYPQWVQ, encoded by the coding sequence ATGCGCCTGCATTCGTACCTGCTGCTGTTCCTGCTCGGCACCCTCGGCTTCACTGCCCAGGCCGAGGGCCTGCGCTTCGCCCTGGTGAAGACGTCCGAGACCGAAACCCTGGACACCTTCACCGTGGCTGATGGCAAATGGACCGAGAAAGTTAAGGTCAACCATGTAGCCGTGCTGATCCAGCACCATGCGGCAACCCTGCTCTTTGATACCGGTCTCGGTCGCCAGGTGGACAGTCAGTTCAGCAGCGAGATGCCAGCATGGAGCAAACCCTTGATGCAATACGGCACGGTGACCCCAGCCCGCGACCAGTTGGACCGTGATGGCATCCAGGTCGACCGCATCATCCTCAGCCATGTCCATTGGGATCACGCCTCGGCCCTGGCGGACTTCCCCGAAGTCCCGGTCTGGGCACCCTATGAAGAGATCGAGTTCACCGAGATCGCCACGCCGCCGGCGATCCTCCCCAGTCAGTTCGCCCATGGCGTGGAATGGCATCCCTTCACCTTCCTGCCCGTGCCCTTCATGGGATTCGAGGACAGCCTCGACCTGTTCGGCGACCGCAGCCTGGTGCTGGTCCCGTTGAGCGGCCATACGCCAGGCTCCGTGGGCCTGTTCCTGACTCTGGAAGACGGCCGGCGCTTCTTCTTCACCGGCGACGCCAGTTGGCGCCTGGAAGGTTTCACCGGGCCGAAGGAGAAATTCTGGGTCAGCCGCCGAATGCTCGACAACGACCGCGACGCCACGCGCACCCAATTGCAGAAGGTTCATGACCTGCTCCGGCGCGAACCTGGGCTGACCGTGGTACCCGCCCACGACGCTGATGTGCAGGACCGGCTCGGTTACTACCCGCAGTGGGTACAGTGA
- a CDS encoding glutaredoxin family protein — MLPECQLFGTLGCHLCEVAEGVLMPFVERGLMVELVDIADREEWVDAYGLRIPVLRRCDTGGELGWPFDATAVASFLS; from the coding sequence ATGCTTCCTGAATGCCAACTCTTCGGCACCCTCGGCTGCCACCTCTGCGAGGTCGCGGAAGGCGTGCTCATGCCCTTCGTCGAACGCGGCCTGATGGTGGAGTTGGTGGACATCGCCGACCGCGAGGAATGGGTCGACGCCTACGGCCTACGCATTCCGGTCCTGCGCCGCTGCGATACTGGCGGTGAGCTGGGTTGGCCCTTCGATGCGACTGCGGTGGCGTCCTTCCTGTCCTGA
- a CDS encoding toprim domain-containing protein, with protein MTKPSIPELIRLVAEHALRTADTLLPEWLPEGTRQGREWVARNTVRGDRRAGSFGVSLDSGRWNDFADDGVHGGDLVSLLAYLQGSGQLEAAQAIDQRLALGVFGATGGAVALPRENEAERLAREAYQHEQRERLEQRHRAVAAEASRLWEMARPADPHHPYLQAKDVVPYNLRQLRGGRLLVPLCLDGHLVNLQFIDSQGAKRFLSGGRVKSTYSPLGRVEGHCRLFVCEGWATGATLHAHTGCPVVCAMNAGNLKAVAIAMRSRHGADVDLVIAGDDDRLSKGNPGRVAANRAALAAEALVVYPEWPANAPLELSDFNDLHLWRTHKYKEH; from the coding sequence ATGACGAAGCCAAGCATCCCTGAGTTGATTCGCCTAGTGGCCGAGCACGCCCTGCGCACCGCCGACACCCTGTTGCCGGAGTGGCTGCCAGAAGGCACTCGCCAGGGCCGCGAATGGGTAGCGCGCAACACCGTGCGAGGGGACCGGCGCGCCGGTTCCTTCGGCGTGTCCCTGGACAGTGGCCGCTGGAACGACTTTGCCGATGACGGCGTCCACGGCGGAGACCTGGTCTCGCTGCTGGCCTACCTGCAGGGCAGCGGCCAGCTGGAGGCGGCGCAAGCCATCGACCAGCGCCTCGCCCTGGGCGTGTTCGGCGCCACTGGCGGCGCCGTTGCCCTGCCTCGGGAAAACGAAGCCGAGCGGTTGGCCCGCGAGGCCTATCAGCACGAACAGCGTGAGCGTCTGGAGCAGCGTCACCGGGCCGTTGCAGCAGAAGCCTCGCGGCTCTGGGAGATGGCACGGCCAGCTGACCCTCACCATCCCTACCTACAAGCCAAAGACGTGGTGCCCTACAACCTGCGCCAACTGCGTGGGGGACGTCTGCTGGTTCCGCTGTGCTTGGATGGCCATCTGGTGAATCTGCAATTCATCGACAGCCAGGGCGCCAAGCGCTTCCTCAGTGGCGGACGGGTGAAGAGCACCTATTCGCCTTTGGGCCGAGTCGAAGGCCACTGTCGGTTGTTCGTCTGCGAAGGCTGGGCGACTGGCGCCACGCTGCACGCCCACACCGGTTGCCCGGTGGTGTGCGCGATGAACGCCGGCAACCTCAAGGCCGTGGCCATCGCCATGCGTTCGCGCCACGGCGCCGACGTGGATCTGGTGATCGCCGGTGATGACGACCGCCTGAGCAAGGGCAACCCGGGCCGCGTTGCCGCCAACCGCGCGGCGCTCGCCGCTGAAGCGCTGGTGGTTTATCCGGAGTGGCCGGCCAACGCGCCGCTCGAGCTCTCCGACTTCAACGACCTGCACCTCTGGCGGACGCACAAGTACAAGGAACACTGA
- a CDS encoding DUF927 domain-containing protein, with the protein MKDQDQKPHLSLVGEPSEPTPEKIERPCFAVYDQDTHRDGKHYRAGTWYHGARQSGPDDKTIPVDHWICAPLHIEAETVNSEDGSIGRLLSFHYRGRRIEWAMPMEALAGKADEVLKALMRQGLTIEYQQRRYVAPYLASQHSPALVIATTTRPGWHESGAFVLPSRVIGGDNVRFQDSGRAVNLFTSRGTLDGWRAEVGCYCLGNPVLILAVCCALAGPLLAKVGVNGGGVHLVGDSSSGKSLAQLVAASVWGNPGTFAASWDVSKGGVEIEAASRNDTVLILDEIKRADPKRVQEMAYAIANGMGKGTMTREREGRAKLTWRVLALSSGERSLSEHAAISGNSAHAGAELRLVDVNAGTRPYRAFDEVHGMTGQEFHRVLSDTVVQHYGHLGPAFVEQLVEQPERDALLAAFQQVRERFHTESSQAGRVADRFAIMALAGEMAISQQLLDWPAGTAEQACRQLFNEWLARMGDGNAEDRQILRGIADFIALHGDSRFSNVHAQVADTTVRERAGYFEVEFERRLYLFNSPALAAAAPGFGAERVVRALMTAKALAKKDEESGRTRWMKRYRIPGGGSLRFYVIDPEHLEHLGESQ; encoded by the coding sequence ATGAAGGACCAGGATCAGAAACCCCATTTGAGTCTGGTGGGCGAACCCTCTGAACCAACGCCCGAGAAGATCGAACGCCCCTGCTTTGCCGTGTACGACCAGGACACGCACCGCGACGGCAAGCACTACCGCGCCGGCACCTGGTACCACGGCGCCCGGCAGAGTGGCCCGGACGACAAGACGATTCCGGTGGATCACTGGATCTGCGCCCCGCTGCACATTGAGGCGGAGACGGTGAACAGCGAAGACGGCAGCATTGGCCGCCTACTGAGCTTCCACTACCGCGGCCGACGCATTGAGTGGGCAATGCCCATGGAGGCGCTGGCCGGCAAGGCGGATGAAGTGCTCAAGGCGCTCATGCGCCAAGGCCTGACCATCGAATACCAACAGCGGCGCTACGTGGCGCCCTACCTGGCGAGCCAGCATTCGCCGGCGCTGGTGATCGCCACCACCACCCGCCCGGGCTGGCATGAATCCGGGGCGTTCGTGCTGCCGTCGCGGGTGATTGGCGGCGACAACGTGCGCTTCCAGGACTCGGGCCGGGCGGTGAACCTCTTCACCAGTCGCGGCACCCTGGACGGCTGGCGCGCCGAGGTGGGTTGCTACTGCCTCGGCAACCCGGTGCTGATCCTCGCCGTGTGCTGCGCCCTGGCGGGGCCACTGCTGGCCAAGGTGGGCGTGAACGGTGGCGGCGTGCACCTGGTGGGCGACTCCTCCAGCGGCAAGTCCCTGGCGCAGCTGGTGGCCGCTTCCGTGTGGGGCAACCCGGGCACCTTCGCGGCATCCTGGGACGTGTCCAAGGGCGGCGTGGAGATTGAGGCCGCGTCCCGCAACGACACGGTGTTGATCCTGGACGAGATCAAGCGTGCCGATCCCAAGCGTGTCCAGGAGATGGCCTATGCCATCGCCAACGGCATGGGCAAAGGCACCATGACCCGCGAGCGCGAAGGCCGCGCCAAGCTCACGTGGCGCGTGCTGGCCCTCTCCAGTGGCGAACGCTCGCTGTCCGAGCACGCCGCCATCAGCGGCAACAGCGCCCACGCCGGCGCCGAGCTGCGCCTGGTGGACGTGAACGCCGGCACCCGCCCCTATCGCGCCTTCGATGAGGTGCACGGCATGACCGGCCAGGAGTTCCACCGCGTGCTCAGCGACACGGTGGTTCAGCACTATGGCCACCTCGGTCCTGCCTTCGTCGAGCAGCTGGTGGAGCAGCCAGAACGGGACGCCCTGTTGGCCGCCTTCCAACAGGTGCGGGAGCGCTTCCACACCGAGAGTTCGCAGGCCGGCCGCGTGGCCGACCGCTTCGCCATCATGGCGCTCGCCGGGGAGATGGCCATCTCTCAGCAGCTCCTGGACTGGCCCGCCGGCACAGCCGAGCAAGCGTGCCGCCAACTGTTCAACGAATGGCTCGCCAGGATGGGCGACGGCAACGCGGAGGATCGGCAGATCCTGCGTGGTATCGCCGACTTCATCGCCCTGCACGGCGACAGCCGCTTCTCCAACGTCCACGCCCAGGTTGCCGATACCACCGTGCGCGAGCGGGCCGGCTACTTCGAGGTGGAGTTCGAACGACGCCTGTACCTGTTCAACTCGCCGGCACTGGCGGCAGCAGCGCCGGGCTTTGGTGCGGAGCGAGTTGTGCGCGCACTGATGACAGCAAAGGCGCTGGCCAAGAAAGACGAAGAATCCGGTCGCACCCGGTGGATGAAGCGCTACCGCATTCCAGGAGGAGGCAGCCTGCGCTTCTACGTGATCGACCCGGAGCACTTAGAGCATCTGGGAGAAAGTCAATGA
- a CDS encoding glutathione S-transferase family protein produces MQLHDFYLSGNCYKVRLFLGLIGQSAELLTVDLPHGAQKRPEFLALNPRGQVPVLVDDGQPLVDSQAILVYLARRYADAQWYPLDAVAQAQIAGWLSLTANEIHNGAARARVGLKFGRSVDLENAQALGRQVLELVNAHLANRAWLVGEQPTIADVAVYPYLAMADEGGLDLAPYPYLHAWFVRIRALPGYLDLPHF; encoded by the coding sequence ATGCAACTCCATGACTTCTACCTCTCGGGTAACTGCTACAAGGTTCGGCTGTTTCTCGGCCTGATCGGACAGTCTGCTGAACTGCTGACGGTGGACCTGCCCCACGGCGCGCAGAAGCGCCCCGAGTTCCTCGCCCTCAACCCCCGGGGACAGGTACCGGTGCTGGTGGATGACGGCCAGCCGCTGGTCGACTCCCAAGCCATCCTCGTCTACCTGGCGCGACGCTATGCGGATGCACAGTGGTACCCGCTGGATGCCGTTGCCCAGGCGCAGATCGCCGGATGGTTGAGCCTGACCGCCAACGAGATCCACAACGGCGCGGCGCGCGCACGGGTCGGGCTGAAGTTCGGCCGTTCGGTCGATCTGGAAAACGCCCAGGCCCTTGGTCGACAGGTGCTGGAACTGGTGAATGCCCATCTGGCCAATCGCGCCTGGCTGGTCGGCGAACAGCCCACCATCGCCGACGTGGCGGTCTACCCCTACCTGGCCATGGCCGACGAAGGCGGCCTGGACCTGGCGCCCTATCCGTACCTGCACGCCTGGTTCGTGCGCATCCGCGCCCTGCCCGGCTACCTCGACCTACCCCACTTCTAA
- a CDS encoding TetR/AcrR family transcriptional regulator: protein MASSKRDQLVNTALALFYREGFHATGIDRILAESGVAKMTLYKHFKSKDELIMAALESRFAPAAERLAWAFEHLPPREAILRVFDGLDEWLKQEEFCGCAFINAAAEFHDRDHPVHRLAASYKSSTRQYFRTALECLDVPQSERLARQLQYLMEGALSMAHIEGPTDQAQEAKEAAEQLLRAAGV, encoded by the coding sequence ATGGCATCGAGTAAACGCGATCAACTGGTCAACACGGCTCTCGCGCTCTTCTATCGCGAAGGCTTCCATGCCACCGGCATCGACCGCATCCTGGCGGAGTCCGGCGTGGCCAAGATGACCCTCTACAAGCATTTCAAGTCCAAGGACGAGCTGATCATGGCTGCCCTGGAATCACGCTTCGCGCCGGCGGCCGAGCGGCTGGCATGGGCCTTCGAGCACCTGCCGCCTCGCGAGGCCATCTTGCGCGTATTCGATGGGTTGGATGAGTGGCTCAAGCAGGAGGAGTTCTGCGGCTGCGCCTTCATTAATGCGGCCGCCGAATTCCATGACCGTGACCACCCGGTGCATCGCCTGGCCGCGTCCTACAAGTCCAGCACCCGGCAGTACTTCCGTACCGCCCTGGAGTGTCTGGACGTGCCGCAATCCGAGCGCCTGGCGCGCCAGCTGCAGTACCTGATGGAGGGGGCGCTCAGCATGGCCCACATCGAGGGGCCGACTGACCAGGCGCAGGAGGCCAAGGAGGCCGCCGAACAATTGCTGCGTGCCGCTGGCGTCTGA
- a CDS encoding retron St85 family effector protein yields MDLRKKIIEDIDPISSRVEFSAKPIVLLCGGFVPEKANANDEEPATSSIRHRIVKRNTDYEIFRPEEIDNWQADGVFKNLMDFESDLASICSLIVIILESEGAIAELGAFSQLIDFKKKLAVIVSEEHAQKNSFINLGILRYITRDHETGVKRYPWNVKRPAEAHEDVITDMIEDIKEELDSQQKSQSLKVPSEPHLIAIIFELTKLFVALKESELIEAISSLGYDIKKDNLRRKLFLLERFRIVKKISYSDADFYAATTTHFHSVRFSLKSKEPFNPIRIRLDALNYYKENKSERNRARAIQNAKIGENL; encoded by the coding sequence ATGGATCTGCGAAAAAAAATAATTGAAGACATAGATCCAATATCGTCTCGAGTCGAGTTTTCCGCTAAGCCCATCGTTCTACTTTGTGGCGGCTTTGTTCCTGAAAAAGCCAATGCAAATGATGAAGAGCCGGCGACCAGCTCAATTAGACACAGAATTGTAAAACGAAACACAGATTACGAAATTTTTCGACCAGAAGAAATTGACAACTGGCAGGCCGATGGCGTCTTCAAAAATCTTATGGACTTCGAGTCCGACTTAGCAAGTATCTGCTCTTTAATTGTTATAATTTTGGAAAGCGAAGGCGCCATTGCTGAGCTAGGAGCATTCTCCCAACTCATAGATTTCAAAAAGAAATTAGCTGTAATAGTTTCCGAAGAGCACGCTCAAAAAAATTCATTCATAAACCTAGGAATCCTTCGATATATAACCAGGGATCATGAAACAGGCGTAAAACGATACCCCTGGAACGTCAAGAGGCCTGCTGAAGCCCATGAAGATGTCATCACCGACATGATAGAAGACATCAAAGAAGAACTAGACAGCCAGCAAAAGTCGCAATCCCTAAAAGTCCCTAGCGAACCCCACTTAATCGCCATCATTTTTGAACTAACAAAGCTTTTTGTTGCCCTCAAAGAATCAGAGTTAATCGAAGCAATATCCTCCCTTGGATACGACATCAAAAAAGACAATCTACGGAGAAAGCTATTTCTACTTGAACGCTTTAGGATTGTTAAAAAAATCTCATATAGCGACGCAGACTTCTACGCAGCAACCACAACTCACTTCCACAGTGTCCGCTTCTCATTAAAATCGAAAGAGCCATTTAACCCAATTCGAATAAGACTTGACGCTCTAAACTACTACAAAGAGAATAAGAGCGAACGAAACAGGGCTCGCGCAATACAAAACGCAAAGATCGGAGAAAACTTATGA
- a CDS encoding ammonium transporter, with translation MENLNSAVETLIHGSNTLFILMGAVMVLAMHAGFAFLEVGTVRQKNQVNALSKILSDFAISTLAYFFIGYWVAYGVNFLEPASVLAADHGYALVKFFFLLTFAAAIPAIISGGIAERARFCPQLCATLLIVAFVYPFFEGLIWNGNFGLQGWLKNSFGASFHDFAGSVVVHAVGGWLAFGAVVLLGHRNGRYREGRLVAFAPSNIPFLALGSWILIVGWFGFNVMSAQTLQGVSGLVAVNSLMAMVGGTVAALLVGRNDPGFLHNGPLAGLVAICAGSDLMHPVGALVTGAFAGGLFVWAFTATQVKWKIDDVLGVWPLHGLCGVWGGIACGIFGQEALGGLGGVSFVSQLIGTGLGVLVALVGGFVVYGLLKATVGIRLSQEEEYYGADLSIHKIGATSQD, from the coding sequence ATGGAAAACCTCAACAGTGCCGTGGAAACCCTGATCCACGGCTCCAATACCCTGTTCATCCTGATGGGCGCCGTGATGGTGCTAGCCATGCACGCGGGCTTTGCCTTCCTCGAAGTCGGTACCGTGCGGCAGAAGAACCAGGTCAACGCGTTGTCGAAGATCCTCTCCGACTTCGCCATCTCGACCCTGGCCTATTTCTTCATCGGCTACTGGGTCGCCTACGGTGTGAACTTCCTCGAGCCGGCTAGCGTATTGGCTGCCGACCATGGCTATGCCCTGGTGAAGTTCTTCTTCCTTCTGACATTCGCGGCGGCCATCCCGGCCATCATTTCCGGCGGTATTGCCGAACGCGCCAGGTTCTGTCCGCAGCTGTGCGCCACGCTACTGATCGTTGCTTTCGTCTACCCGTTCTTCGAGGGTTTGATCTGGAACGGCAATTTCGGTTTGCAGGGATGGCTGAAGAACAGTTTCGGCGCCAGCTTCCATGACTTCGCCGGTTCGGTGGTGGTGCATGCGGTGGGCGGCTGGCTGGCCTTCGGTGCCGTAGTGCTGCTGGGGCATCGCAATGGCCGTTATCGCGAAGGCCGCCTTGTGGCGTTCGCACCTTCGAACATCCCGTTCCTGGCGTTGGGCTCATGGATCCTGATCGTCGGCTGGTTCGGCTTCAACGTGATGAGTGCGCAGACCTTGCAGGGGGTCAGCGGCTTGGTGGCCGTGAACTCGCTGATGGCGATGGTCGGTGGCACGGTTGCCGCGCTGCTGGTCGGTCGCAATGACCCGGGTTTCCTGCACAACGGCCCGCTCGCGGGTCTGGTGGCGATTTGCGCCGGTTCCGACCTGATGCACCCTGTGGGTGCCCTGGTCACCGGTGCGTTCGCTGGCGGCCTGTTCGTCTGGGCGTTCACCGCGACTCAGGTGAAGTGGAAGATCGACGACGTGCTGGGGGTTTGGCCATTGCATGGTCTGTGTGGCGTCTGGGGCGGCATCGCTTGCGGCATCTTCGGCCAGGAGGCTCTGGGTGGCCTTGGCGGCGTCAGCTTCGTCAGCCAGTTGATCGGCACCGGTCTGGGTGTTCTGGTCGCGCTGGTGGGCGGATTCGTGGTCTACGGACTGCTCAAGGCCACGGTGGGAATCCGCCTGAGCCAGGAGGAGGAGTACTACGGCGCCGACTTGTCGATCCACAAGATCGGTGCCACCTCGCAGGATTAG
- a CDS encoding OprD family porin, whose translation MSKTSLARAVALAALGASITLPGVAQAEFIKDSKASLELRNFYFNRDFRQDNAAQAKAEEWAQGFLLRYESGYTEGTVGVGVDAIGLLGVKLDSSPDRSGTGLLKRDRESLRAQDDYGEVGVTAKLRASKSVLKVGTLLPKLPVVQYNDSRLLPQTFQGGHLNSMELDGLTFDAGQLKQVNQRDSSDYEDMTITKGAARAITVRGGTTSDEFNFGGATYKWNDSLSTGYHYGELDDFYKQHYFSVLHVLPLGDKQSLKSDLRYARSTDEGSSNVDNKAFGAMFTYALGGHAFGLGYQSMSGDTGFAYINGTDPFLVNYVQIGDFANKDEKSWQARYDYNFASIGIPGLTFMTRYLSGDNIDLGAGREDGKEWERNMDIAYVFQEGALKNFGIKWRNATVRSTNFGSDIDENRLILSYVMPLW comes from the coding sequence ATGAGCAAGACCTCGCTTGCGCGAGCCGTGGCCTTGGCCGCACTTGGCGCCAGTATCACCCTGCCGGGCGTGGCCCAGGCCGAGTTCATCAAGGACAGCAAGGCCAGCCTGGAGCTCCGCAACTTCTACTTCAACCGCGACTTCCGCCAGGACAACGCCGCCCAGGCCAAGGCCGAGGAATGGGCCCAGGGTTTCCTCCTGCGCTACGAATCCGGCTACACCGAAGGCACCGTCGGCGTGGGCGTCGATGCCATCGGCCTGCTGGGCGTCAAGCTCGACTCCAGCCCGGACCGCAGCGGTACCGGCCTGCTCAAGCGCGACCGTGAAAGCCTTCGCGCCCAGGACGACTACGGCGAAGTCGGCGTGACCGCCAAGCTGCGCGCCTCCAAGAGCGTGCTCAAGGTCGGCACCCTGTTGCCCAAGCTGCCGGTCGTCCAGTACAACGACTCGCGCCTGCTGCCGCAGACCTTCCAGGGCGGTCACCTGAATTCCATGGAGCTCGACGGCCTGACCTTCGACGCGGGCCAGCTCAAGCAAGTCAACCAACGCGATTCCTCCGATTACGAGGACATGACCATCACCAAAGGTGCCGCCCGCGCCATCACCGTCCGCGGCGGCACCACCAGTGATGAATTCAACTTCGGCGGCGCCACCTACAAGTGGAACGACAGCCTCTCCACCGGCTACCACTACGGCGAGCTGGACGATTTCTACAAGCAGCACTACTTCAGCGTGCTGCATGTGCTGCCACTGGGCGACAAACAATCGCTGAAGAGCGACCTGCGCTACGCCCGCTCCACCGACGAAGGCTCCAGCAACGTCGACAACAAGGCCTTTGGTGCCATGTTCACCTATGCCCTCGGCGGCCACGCTTTCGGCCTCGGCTACCAGAGCATGAGCGGCGACACCGGCTTCGCCTACATCAACGGTACCGACCCCTTCCTGGTCAACTACGTGCAGATTGGCGACTTCGCCAACAAGGACGAGAAATCCTGGCAGGCCCGCTACGACTACAACTTCGCCAGCATCGGCATCCCCGGCCTGACCTTCATGACCCGCTACCTGTCCGGTGACAACATCGACCTGGGCGCGGGCCGCGAAGACGGCAAGGAATGGGAACGCAACATGGACATCGCCTACGTGTTCCAAGAAGGCGCGCTGAAGAACTTCGGCATCAAATGGCGCAACGCAACCGTGCGCTCCACCAACTTTGGCAGCGACATCGACGAGAATCGCCTGATCCTCAGTTACGTGATGCCGCTCTGGTGA
- a CDS encoding retron St85 family RNA-directed DNA polymerase: MSHHDFLHDIASTLTLSLQELVYLIAKAPHSYKVYRIEKKTGGKRIIAQPARQIKYLQRALIHSVFKELPIHSCATAYAHGSSIKKNAEPHKNNKFISKFDISDFFGSIKEHDLIKHFNRHLAENINPDYFRYIARSCCINYKGTQELVLSVGAPSSPILSNSIMHEFDCIIHDWCTSKNITYTRYADDLTFSSNTKGVSFEIEKAITEALNSLDYPTLKLNTKKTFHASKKSQRRITGLIISNEGKISLGRDRKRTISAMIHKFSNGALPEEDIPKLQGMLGFAEDVEPVFSSRMRAKYGVKAISEIFQYRKQKK; the protein is encoded by the coding sequence ATGAGCCACCACGATTTTCTTCACGATATTGCGTCCACCCTCACGCTCTCCCTCCAAGAGCTTGTCTACCTAATTGCAAAGGCTCCTCATTCCTACAAAGTCTATAGAATCGAGAAGAAGACAGGTGGAAAAAGGATAATCGCCCAGCCGGCACGCCAAATAAAGTACTTACAGCGCGCCCTGATCCATAGCGTATTCAAAGAATTGCCCATCCACAGTTGCGCAACAGCCTATGCCCACGGATCCAGTATCAAAAAAAATGCGGAACCGCACAAAAACAACAAATTCATCTCAAAGTTTGATATTTCAGACTTCTTTGGCTCGATTAAAGAGCACGACCTTATTAAGCATTTCAACAGGCATCTAGCAGAAAATATCAACCCAGATTATTTTAGATATATAGCCAGATCATGCTGCATCAACTATAAAGGAACTCAAGAACTGGTTTTGAGTGTTGGCGCCCCTAGCTCCCCAATACTCTCTAACTCAATAATGCATGAGTTCGACTGCATAATTCATGACTGGTGCACATCTAAAAATATAACCTACACAAGATACGCCGACGACCTTACATTCTCATCAAACACCAAAGGCGTATCATTTGAAATAGAGAAAGCCATAACAGAAGCTCTTAACTCACTTGACTACCCGACACTCAAACTAAATACAAAAAAAACCTTCCACGCCTCTAAGAAAAGCCAGCGCCGCATTACTGGACTAATAATCAGCAACGAAGGGAAAATTTCACTCGGCCGCGATAGAAAACGAACTATTAGCGCAATGATCCACAAGTTTTCAAATGGCGCTTTACCTGAAGAAGACATCCCCAAACTGCAAGGCATGCTGGGATTTGCTGAAGATGTTGAACCAGTATTCTCGTCCAGGATGAGAGCCAAATATGGTGTCAAGGCAATATCCGAGATATTTCAATATAGAAAACAAAAGAAATAA
- a CDS encoding pyridoxamine 5'-phosphate oxidase family protein has protein sequence MNSPFHPGEQAIQARIGVREQVEAMGSRMIRDHMPEQHRLLFAQLPWLLVGSLDGDGQPQASVLWGKPGFAHSPEPSLLRINARPEGDDPLAANLRSTVRLGLLGLEMPTRRRNRMNGPLVDNDGEGFTVAVQQSFGNCPKYIQTRDWRWEARTAGPLEQGDGPDPRWLELVNRSDTLFIASQHLDPETGGVDISHRGGMPGFVQRGEDGRLWLPDYSGNQMFNTLGNLLLEPRCGLLWVDFASGDLLQLEARAEIFWPNQTGSGTPPDLPGAERLVALTPGRWRLRRSRLPLAFDTAHPSPFLPQGH, from the coding sequence ATGAACAGCCCCTTCCACCCCGGCGAACAAGCGATCCAGGCCCGCATCGGCGTACGCGAGCAGGTGGAAGCGATGGGCAGCCGGATGATTCGCGACCATATGCCGGAGCAACATCGCCTGCTCTTCGCCCAACTGCCCTGGCTACTGGTCGGCAGCCTGGACGGCGACGGCCAGCCCCAGGCATCGGTGCTCTGGGGCAAGCCGGGCTTCGCCCATTCGCCGGAACCCAGCCTGTTGCGGATCAACGCTCGCCCGGAAGGCGACGATCCGCTGGCTGCGAACCTGCGTAGCACGGTGCGGCTGGGCCTGCTTGGCCTGGAAATGCCAACGCGACGGCGTAACCGCATGAACGGCCCGCTGGTGGACAACGACGGCGAAGGCTTCACCGTCGCCGTGCAGCAGTCCTTCGGCAACTGCCCGAAGTACATCCAGACCCGAGACTGGCGCTGGGAGGCCCGCACTGCCGGCCCGCTGGAGCAAGGTGATGGTCCAGACCCACGCTGGCTGGAGCTGGTCAATCGCAGCGATACCCTGTTCATCGCCAGCCAGCACCTGGACCCGGAAACCGGTGGCGTGGACATCTCCCACCGCGGCGGCATGCCAGGCTTCGTGCAACGGGGTGAGGACGGTCGTCTCTGGCTGCCGGACTACAGCGGCAACCAGATGTTCAACACCCTCGGCAACCTGTTGCTGGAACCCCGTTGCGGCTTGCTCTGGGTGGACTTCGCCAGCGGTGACCTGCTGCAACTCGAAGCCCGTGCGGAAATCTTCTGGCCGAACCAGACCGGGTCAGGCACCCCGCCCGACCTGCCGGGTGCGGAGCGCCTTGTAGCCCTGACTCCCGGCCGCTGGCGCCTGCGTCGCAGCCGCCTGCCGCTGGCTTTCGACACTGCACATCCCTCTCCTTTCCTGCCCCAAGGACATTGA
- a CDS encoding helix-turn-helix transcriptional regulator, producing MSRGRTATFQPHQGLQLGNRLLRRREVELKTGKSRAAIYAEIRAGTFPEPVPIGRNSVAWLEAEVDQWISDRLAERNRASAMRGARTSRLTQEIQP from the coding sequence ATGAGCCGGGGCCGAACAGCAACCTTTCAGCCGCACCAGGGCCTGCAATTGGGCAACCGCCTGCTGCGCCGGCGTGAGGTGGAGTTGAAGACGGGCAAGAGCCGCGCGGCGATCTATGCAGAGATCCGTGCCGGCACCTTCCCGGAGCCGGTGCCCATTGGGCGAAACAGCGTGGCCTGGCTGGAAGCGGAGGTCGATCAGTGGATCTCCGACCGCCTGGCAGAACGCAACCGAGCAAGCGCGATGCGGGGGGCTCGCACTTCTCGACTCACTCAGGAGATCCAGCCATGA